A single genomic interval of Aedes aegypti strain LVP_AGWG chromosome 1, AaegL5.0 Primary Assembly, whole genome shotgun sequence harbors:
- the LOC5563717 gene encoding prostatic acid phosphatase, translating to MHPPCSRTSGPYGVLMLVLIVASMSVSNVRSQQEANEGEGQLLFAHVIYRHGDRTPIEAYPTDPWKDPSHWSTGWGQLTNAGKMRHLMLGNWLRERYSTLLSKTYTNNEIYVRSTDVDRTLMSAESNLAGLFPPTGKDQWDPAIQWQPIPVHTVPETLDEILAAKKSCPAFDYALKKYKQSDEFQTYNKSLEPVYEYVTAHSGRRIDSLTSAQNLYSCLHIEDLNNFTLPEWTKQVYPEPLRSISSKSFTTKTNTPMLARLKTGPLIKEMLQRFRNKVDNTLKPNRTLWVYSAHDTTVANVLNTLRLFDLHNPPFAACILLELRRSVSGGEPYVSVYYKNTTKEPEPMSIPNCGTRCPLSQMFKVYSEILPDNWKRECEVSILSLTYVEADMSSPTSAIGIVFLAMVGVLVIALAMGAYIRRRRGYYKDKWYLRIDG from the exons ATGCACCCTCCTTGCAGCAGAACTAGTGGCCCATATGGCGTGCTGATGCTGGTGCTAATTGTAGCATCAATGAGCGTGTCCAACGTTCGATCTCAGCAGGAGGCCAACGAAGGCGAGGGACAACTGCTGTTTGCACATGTG ATCTATCGCCATGGCGATCGGACTCCGATCGAAGCGTACCCGACTGACCCATGGAAGGACCCTAGCCACTGGAGCACCGGATGGGGACAACTCACCAAT GCTGGCAAAATGCGGCATCTTATGTTGGGGAACTGGTTACGCGAACGGTACAGTACCCTCCTCAGCAAGACTTACACCAACAACGAAATCTATGTCCGTTCCACCGACGTGGACCGGACGCTGATGAGCGCTGAATCGAACCTCGCTGGGCTCTTCCCACCAACAGGAAAAGACCAATGGGATCCCGCAATCCAATGGCAACCGATCCCAGTTCACACCGTTCCAGAAACTTTAGACGAAATACTGGCGGCGAAAAAATCCTGTCCCGCATTTGATTACGctctcaaaaagtataaacaATCGGATGAGTTCCAGACATACAACAAATCACTAGAACCGGTTTACGAATATGTAACTGCCCACTCAGGACGTAGAATAGATTCACTAACATCGGCGCAAAACCTCTACAGTTGCCTGCACATTGAAGACTTGAACAACTTTACACTGCCAGAGTGGACTAAGCAGGTTTACCCCGAACCATTGCGATCAATATCCTCCAAATCTTTTACCACCAAAACTAACACTCCTATGCTTGCACGCCTCAAAACTGGACCACTCATCAAAGAAATGCTCCAACGGTTTCGTAACAAGGTGGACAACACGCTGAAACCCAATCGAACATTGTGGGTGTATAGTGCTCACGATACAACCGTAGCAAATGTTCTCAACACGCTTCGACTGTTCGACTTACACAATCCACCGTTTGCGGCATGCATCCTGCTAGAACTGCGTAGAAGCGTTTCAGGAGGAGAGCCTTACGTTTCAGTATACTACAAAAACACCACCAAAGAGCCGGAACCTATGTCCATTCCGAACTGCGGCACGCGTTGTCCTCTGAGCCAGATGTTCAAAGTCTATAGTGAAATCTTGCCCGACAACTGGAAGCGCGAGTGTGAGGTTTCGATTCTTTCGCTCACCTACGTAGAAGCGGATATGAGTTCGCCGACCAGTGCCATCGGTATTGTGTTCCTAGCAATGGTCGGAGTGTTGGTGATCGCTCTGGCCATGGGTGCCTACATCAGGCGCCGTCGTGGCTATTACAAAGACAAGTGGTATCTGCGTATCGACGGATAA
- the LOC5563716 gene encoding testicular acid phosphatase homolog, translated as MWKVLALTFVLIASIIQSTVFVICDNFSNDRLVFAHVIFRHGNRTPLATYPSDPWKDKSHWSHGWGQLTNVGKRTQFHLGQWLRNRYNDLISETYSEDEIYVQATEVDRVLMSALSNLAGLYPPRDKDLWLSNIHWQPIPVHQVSKPMDHIIAGTRNCPKFHHLLQKYMQSDVYRTYYKSIEPILNYTSLHSQKQIDSVESIYDLYSCLDVEYENGLKLPPWTSSVYPEPLRSISGEMFRLHTNTTEMARLKAGPMIKDILTRFQKKADKTLIPNRSLWIYSGHDTSVVNLLNGLGLFTPHNPPFAACVLVELRKPSSDSPYVSVYYKDSSEDPEALNISNCGPRCPLEKMFELYQDIIPEDWERECET; from the exons ATGTGGAAAGTTCTTGCACTCACTTTTGTATTGATAGCGTCTATTATACAATCTACAGTATTTGTGATCTGTGATAATTTTAGCAACGATAGACTCGTTTTTGCACATGTG ATCTTCCGACACGGCAACAGAACCCCCTTAGCAACGTATCCCTCCGACCCATGGAAGGATAAAAGCCACTGGTCACACGGTTGGGGACAACTGACCAACGTTGGAAAAAGAACTCAATTTCATTTGGGTCAATGGTTGCGAAATCGCTATAACGATCTGATAAGCGAAACCTATTCAGAGGATGAAATCTACGTACAAGCCACTGAAGTCGATCGTGTCCTAATGAGTGCCCTGTCGAACCTCGCTGGTCTGTATCCACCGAGAGACAAGGATCTGTGGCTTTCAAACATCCACTGGCAACCAATTCCGgtacatcaagtttcaaaaccGATGGACCATATTATAGCTGGTACGAGAAACTGTCCTAAGTTCCATCATTTACTGCAGAAATACATGCAATCAGATGTGTATCGGACGTATTATAAATCGATTGAACCGATCCTTAATTATACTTCACTGCATTCGCAAAAGCAAATCGACTCAGTAGAATCCATTTATGATTTGTACAGTTGCCTTGATGTAGAATATGAAAATGGGCTCAAATTACCACCATGGACCAGTAGTGTTTATCCTGAACCCTTAAGATCCATATCGGGGGAGATGTTTAGATTGCACACCAACACAACGGAAATGGCCCGACTCAAAGCAGGCCCAATGATCAAGGACATCCTAACACGATTCCAAAAGAAGGCTGACAAAACCCTTATTCCCAACAGAAGCCTTTGGATATACAGTGGGCATGATACCAGCGTTGTTAATCTGTTGAACGGCTTAGGTTTGTTCACACCTCACAACCCACCATTTGCCGCTTGCGTCCTGGTCGAACTAAGGAAGCCATCAAGTGATTCGCCTTATGTTTCCGTTTACTACAAAGACAGCAGCGAAGACCCGGAAGCACTTAATATATCAAACTGTGGCCCACGTTGTCCGTTAGAAAAAATGTTCGAACTCTATCAGGACATTATTCCCGAAGATTGGGAGCGAGAATGTGAAACCTAA